The following coding sequences are from one Brienomyrus brachyistius isolate T26 chromosome 2, BBRACH_0.4, whole genome shotgun sequence window:
- the LOC125720609 gene encoding patatin-like phospholipase domain-containing protein 7 isoform X4, which produces MSSCFYICGLNGLSGSAEYVFFAITGYGGMMEDQEDETCSIYPAVLPSGSEIQARLRRFVEEGLHTSVLTGVLIGMAVGLSVIGFVLLIIYRRHKLANRQPDAPHYRFRKRDKMLFYGRKIMRKVQTLSSVPPNSSSVSRQRLRKRAKVMSIARQILQIRREPPSLEPKEPPSSLLEADLTEFDVQNSHLPLEVLYMLKNVRVLGHFEKPVFLELCRHMVFVELQESENLFQPGETDDSIYVVQDGHLELCIRENDGTDAVVKEVLPGDSVHSLLSVLDVITGYVAPYKTVSARAASHCTVLRLPVTAFQAVFEKYPDALIRVIQIIMVRLQRVTFLALHNYLGLTNELFNPESQAIPLVSVATVMGEGSPARAFRRQPAAPGADVSMVYERADALLEDASPSPTHRSILKKSINVQHTPASLFHYADTRGQREHIFHHSRINAIFQAAKKDLLNFLQLKDASVLEGRVDLRHVKPGSVLAKQGDQDMSVQFVISGLLHVYQRVIDRDEDTCLFVAHPGEMVGQLAVLTGEPLIFSVRAQRDCSFLSITKANFYDIMRAEPRVVLTMAHSVVKRVSPFVRQIDFALDWMAVEAGRALYRQGDKSNCTFIVLSGRLRSVIMKESGKKELSGEYGRGDLIGVVETLTHQNRATTVHAVRDSELAKFPEGALSSIKRRYPQVVTRLIHLLGQKILGNLQRVSGPLAAHGLALHSPLSQWDTVNPASNLCTVSVLPVSEDVPLAAFSLELQHALEAIGPTLLLTSDIIMQRLGATALDSAHEYRLSSWLGHQEDIHRIVLYQSDGSLTAWTQRCIRQADCIVIVGLGEQEPMVGELERMLEGSAVRAQKHLVLLHREDGPPPQGTADWLNMRSWISRHLHLSCPRRLFSRRSLPKLREMYQRLSQKPPQRHSDFSRLARVLTGNAIALVFGGGGARGCSQVGVLRALTEAGIPVDMVGGTSVGSLMGALYAEDRSSNRMRVRAQEWALEMTSVFKKVLDLTYPVTSMFSGAAFNSSISSVFKDKQIEDLWIPYFNITTDITASSMRVHTDGSLWRYVRASMSLSGYLPPLCDPKDGHLLMDGGYINNLPADVARSMGAKVVIAVDVGNQDETHLTNYGDSLSGWWLLWKRLNPLAEKVKVLDMAEIQTRLAYVCCVQHLEAMKSSEYCEYIRPPIDCYGTLEFGKFHEITEVGYQHGKTVFDVWRRSGIVDSMLKDRHQEYHRTKRNHLLTCPNASFTDLAEIVSRIEPVRHAYVQVESDCQTDYDEEAMESALSDFDTSAQLGEITEEETANTDEEMEMKRRDEGPAPR; this is translated from the exons ATGTCATCTTGTTTTTATATCTGTGGACTTAATGGCCTGTCTGGGTCAGCCGAGTATGTTTTCTTTGCAATT ACTGGCTACGGCGGAATGATGGAGGACCAGGAGGACGAGACCTGCAGCATTTACCCA GCCGTGCTGCCCAGCGGCAGTGAGATCCAGGCACGGCTTCGGCGGTTTGTGGAGGAGGGACTGCACACCTCTGTG CTGACGGGTGTTTTGATCGGCATGGCGGTTGGCCTGTCCGTCATCGGCTTTGTTCTGCTCATCATCTACAGGAGACACAAGCTGGCCA ATCGGCAGCCAGATGCTCCCCATTATCGCTTCCGGAAAAGAGACAAGATGCTCTTCTATGGCAGAAAGATAATGAGAAAG GTACAGACCTTATCTTCTGTCCCTCCCAACTCGAGCTCAGTATCACGGCAACGACTCCGAAAGAGAGCAAAAGTCATGTCTATAGCTCGCCA GATCTTGCAGATACGGAGAGAGCCCCCCAGCCTGGAGCCCAAGGAGCCCCCCTCCTCGCTGCTAGAGGCCGACCTGACAGAGTTTGATGTCCAGAACTCCCACCTGCCCTTGGAGGTGCTCTACATGCTGAAGAACGTGAG GGTGCTGGGCCACTTCGAGAAGCCGGTCTTCCTGGAGCTGTGCCGCCACATGGTGTTTGTGGAGCTGCAGGAGAGCGAGAACCTCTTCCAACCCGGCGAGACGGACGACAGCATCTACGTGGTTCAAGATGGCCACCTGGAACTCTGCATCCGTGAGAAC GACGGCACAGACGCGGTGGTGAAGGAGGTGCTCCCTGGAGACAGCGTCCATAGCCTGCTCAGCGTCCTGGACGTCATCACC GGCTACGTCGCCCCGTATAAGACGGTGTCGGCCCGGGCTGCATCGCACTGCACGGTGCTGCGCCTGCCAGTCACCGCCTTCCAGGCGGTCTTTGAGAAGTACCCAGACGCCCTTATCCGTGTTATTCAG ATCATCATGGTACGTCTCCAGAGGGTCACCTTCTTGGCTCTGCACAACTACCTGGGCCTGACCAACGAGCTCTTCAACCCG GAGAGCCAGGCCATCCCACTGGTGTCGGTGGCCACCGTTATGGGGGAGGGCAGCCCCGCCAGGGCCTTCCGGAGACAGCCAG cagctcctggcGCTGATGTCAGCATGGTGTATGAGCGAGCCGATGCCCTCCTAGAGGATGCATCCCCCAGCCCCACACACAGG TCCATCTTGAAAAAGAGCATAAACGTTCAGCACACCCCTGCTTCCCTGTTCCACTACGCTGACACCAGGGGGCAGCGTGAGCACATCTTCCATCACAGCAGAATTAACGCCATCTTCCAGGCAGCAAAGAAGGACCTCCTTAACTTCTTACAGCTTAAA GATGCCAGCGTTCTGGAGGGTCGTGTGGACCTGCGTCATGTCAAACCCGGCTCTGTGCTGGCGAAGCAGGGTGACCAG gacATGAGCGTGCAGTTCGTCATCTCGGGCCTGTTGCACGTCTACCAGCGCGTCATCGACCGCGACGAGGACACATGCCTGTTCGTGGCACACCCTGGCGAGATGGTGGGCCAGCTGGCAGTGCTGACAGGGGAGCCGCTCATCTTCAGCGTGAGGGCGCAGCGCGACTGCAGCTTCCTGTCCATCACCAAGGCCAACTTCTACGA CATCATGAGAGCCGAGCCTCGCGTGGTCCTGACCATGGCCCACTCGGTGGTGAAGAGGGTCTCCCCGTTCGTTCGGCAGATCGACTTTGCGTTGGACTGGATGGCGGTAGAGGCCGGACGCGCCCTCTACAG GCAGGGTGACAAGTCCAACTGCACCTTCATTGTCCTGAGCGGCCGTCTGCGCTCTGTCATCATGAAGGAGAGCGGCAAGAAGGAACTGAGTGGGGAGTACGGGCGAGGAGACCTCATCGGCGTG GTGGAGACGCTGACCCATCAGAATCGGGCCACCACGGTACACGCGGTGCGGGACTCCGAGCTGGCCAAATTCCCAGAGGGGGCTCTCAGCTCCATCAAGAGACGGTACCCGCAG GTGGTGACGCGATTAATCCATCTGCTTGGCCAGAAGATCTTGGGAAACCTACAGCGAGTCAGTGGACCTCTAGCAG CTCATGGCTTGGCCCTGCACTCCCCCCTCAGCCAGTGGGACACAGTGAACCCAGCCTCAAACCTGTGCACTGTGTCCGTCCTGCCTGTGTCAGAGGATGTGCCGCTTGCTGCCTTCTcgctggagctgcagcacgcCCTGGAGGCCATCG GTCCCACCCTGTTGCTCACCAGTGACATCATAATGCAGCGCCTGGGGGCCACTGCCCTCGACAG TGCACACGAGTACCGCCTCTCCAGCTGGCTGGGTCACCAGGAGGATATTCACCGCATCGTGCTCTACCAGTCTGATGGCTCCCTTACCGCCTGGACCCAGCGCTGCATCCGACAGGCCGACTGCATCGTCATCGTGGGGCTGGGGGAGCAGGAGCCCATGGTTGGGGAG CTGGAGCGCATGCTGGAGGGAAGTGCGGTCAGGGCCCAGAAACACTTGGTCCTGCTGCACCGTGAGGATGGGCCGCCCCCCCAGGGCACAGCAGACTGGCTGAACATGCGCAGCTGGATCTCGAGACACCTACACCTGTCCTGCCCTCGGAGGCTGTTCTCCAGGAGAAGCCTGCCCAAGCTG AGAGAGATGTATCAGCGGCTGTCCCAGAAGCCACCCCAGCGACACTCCGACTTCTCTCGCCTTGCCCGAGTCCTCACTGGCAATGCCATCGCCCtggtgtttgggggcggtggagCCAG GGGCTGCTCCCAGGTGGGGGTGCTGCGGGCCCTCACGGAAGCCGGCATCCCTGTGGACATGGTGGGCGGCACTTCTGTCGGTTCCCTCATGGGGGCGCTGTATGCAGAGGACAGGAGCAGCAACCGGATGAGGGTGCGAGCCCAAGAGTGGGCCTTG GAGATGACATCGGTGTTTAAGAAGGTTCTGGATCTGACCTATCCTGTCACATCCATGTTCTCGGGGGCTGCCTTCAACTCCAGCATCAGCTCCGTCTTCAAGGACAAGCAGATTGAG GACCTGTGGATCCCATATTTCAACATCACCACTGACATCACAGCCTCCTCCATGAGGGTGCACACAGATG GGTCTTTGTGGAGGTACGTCCGTGCCAGCATGTCGCTTTCGGGATACCTGCCCCCCCTCTGTGACCCTAAAGATGGACATCTGCTCATGGACGGGGGGTACATCAACAACCTGCCCG CGGATGTGGCGCGCTCCATGGGAGCCAAGGTGGTGATCGCCGTGGACGTGGGCAACCAGGACGAGACCCACCTGACCAATTATGGCGACTCCCTGTCAGGGTGGTGGTTGCTGTGGAAACGGCTCAACCCCTTGGCAGAGAAAGTGAAG GTGCTGGACATGGCGGAGATCCAAACGCGGCTGGCCTACGTGTGCTGCGTGCAGCATCTGGAGGCCATGAAGAGTAGCGAGTACTGCGAGTACATTCGGCCGCCCATCGACTGCTACGGCACGCTGGAGTTTGGCAAGTTCCACGAGATTACT GAGGTGGGCTACCAACACGGGAAGACAGTGTTCGACGTGTGGCGGCGCAGTGGCATAGTGGACAGCATGCTTAAGGACAGGCACCAGGAGTACCACAGAACCAAGAGGAACCAT CTGCTCACGTGCCCCAACGCATCCTTCACAGACCTGGCGGAGATCGTGTCCCGTATCGAGCCAGTCAGACATGCTTATGTGCAAG TGGAGTCGGACTGCCAGACAGACTATGATGAAGAGGCCATGGAGAGTGCCCTCTCTGACTTTGACACGTCTGCTCAGCTGGGAGAAATCACAGAGGAGGAGACGGCCAACACT GATGAAGAAATGGAAATGAAACGCAGGGATGAGGGCCCCGCCCCTCGCTGA
- the LOC125720609 gene encoding patatin-like phospholipase domain-containing protein 7 isoform X2 produces MSSCFYICGLNGLSGSAEYVFFAITGYGGMMEDQEDETCSIYPAVLPSGSEIQARLRRFVEEGLHTSVLTGVLIGMAVGLSVIGFVLLIIYRRHKLAKDRQPDAPHYRFRKRDKMLFYGRKIMRKVQTLSSVPPNSSSVSRQRLRKRAKVMSIARQILQIRREPPSLEPKEPPSSLLEADLTEFDVQNSHLPLEVLYMLKNVRVLGHFEKPVFLELCRHMVFVELQESENLFQPGETDDSIYVVQDGHLELCIRENDGTDAVVKEVLPGDSVHSLLSVLDVITGYVAPYKTVSARAASHCTVLRLPVTAFQAVFEKYPDALIRVIQIIMVRLQRVTFLALHNYLGLTNELFNPESQAIPLVSVATVMGEGSPARAFRRQPAAPGADVSMVYERADALLEDASPSPTHRSILKKSINVQHTPASLFHYADTRGQREHIFHHSRINAIFQAAKKDLLNFLQLKDASVLEGRVDLRHVKPGSVLAKQGDQDMSVQFVISGLLHVYQRVIDRDEDTCLFVAHPGEMVGQLAVLTGEPLIFSVRAQRDCSFLSITKANFYDIMRAEPRVVLTMAHSVVKRVSPFVRQIDFALDWMAVEAGRALYRQGDKSNCTFIVLSGRLRSVIMKESGKKELSGEYGRGDLIGVVETLTHQNRATTVHAVRDSELAKFPEGALSSIKRRYPQVVTRLIHLLGQKILGNLQRVSGPLAAHGLALHSPLSQWDTVNPASNLCTVSVLPVSEDVPLAAFSLELQHALEAIGPTLLLTSDIIMQRLGATALDSAHEYRLSSWLGHQEDIHRIVLYQSDGSLTAWTQRCIRQADCIVIVGLGEQEPMVGELERMLEGSAVRAQKHLVLLHREDGPPPQGTADWLNMRSWISRHLHLSCPRRLFSRRSLPKLREMYQRLSQKPPQRHSDFSRLARVLTGNAIALVFGGGGARGCSQVGVLRALTEAGIPVDMVGGTSVGSLMGALYAEDRSSNRMRVRAQEWALEMTSVFKKVLDLTYPVTSMFSGAAFNSSISSVFKDKQIEDLWIPYFNITTDITASSMRVHTDADVARSMGAKVVIAVDVGNQDETHLTNYGDSLSGWWLLWKRLNPLAEKVKVLDMAEIQTRLAYVCCVQHLEAMKSSEYCEYIRPPIDCYGTLEFGKFHEITEVGYQHGKTVFDVWRRSGIVDSMLKDRHQEYHRTKRNHLLTCPNASFTDLAEIVSRIEPVRHAYVQVESDCQTDYDEEAMESALSDFDTSAQLGEITEEETANTDEEMEMKRRDEGPAPR; encoded by the exons ATGTCATCTTGTTTTTATATCTGTGGACTTAATGGCCTGTCTGGGTCAGCCGAGTATGTTTTCTTTGCAATT ACTGGCTACGGCGGAATGATGGAGGACCAGGAGGACGAGACCTGCAGCATTTACCCA GCCGTGCTGCCCAGCGGCAGTGAGATCCAGGCACGGCTTCGGCGGTTTGTGGAGGAGGGACTGCACACCTCTGTG CTGACGGGTGTTTTGATCGGCATGGCGGTTGGCCTGTCCGTCATCGGCTTTGTTCTGCTCATCATCTACAGGAGACACAAGCTGGCCA AAGATCGGCAGCCAGATGCTCCCCATTATCGCTTCCGGAAAAGAGACAAGATGCTCTTCTATGGCAGAAAGATAATGAGAAAG GTACAGACCTTATCTTCTGTCCCTCCCAACTCGAGCTCAGTATCACGGCAACGACTCCGAAAGAGAGCAAAAGTCATGTCTATAGCTCGCCA GATCTTGCAGATACGGAGAGAGCCCCCCAGCCTGGAGCCCAAGGAGCCCCCCTCCTCGCTGCTAGAGGCCGACCTGACAGAGTTTGATGTCCAGAACTCCCACCTGCCCTTGGAGGTGCTCTACATGCTGAAGAACGTGAG GGTGCTGGGCCACTTCGAGAAGCCGGTCTTCCTGGAGCTGTGCCGCCACATGGTGTTTGTGGAGCTGCAGGAGAGCGAGAACCTCTTCCAACCCGGCGAGACGGACGACAGCATCTACGTGGTTCAAGATGGCCACCTGGAACTCTGCATCCGTGAGAAC GACGGCACAGACGCGGTGGTGAAGGAGGTGCTCCCTGGAGACAGCGTCCATAGCCTGCTCAGCGTCCTGGACGTCATCACC GGCTACGTCGCCCCGTATAAGACGGTGTCGGCCCGGGCTGCATCGCACTGCACGGTGCTGCGCCTGCCAGTCACCGCCTTCCAGGCGGTCTTTGAGAAGTACCCAGACGCCCTTATCCGTGTTATTCAG ATCATCATGGTACGTCTCCAGAGGGTCACCTTCTTGGCTCTGCACAACTACCTGGGCCTGACCAACGAGCTCTTCAACCCG GAGAGCCAGGCCATCCCACTGGTGTCGGTGGCCACCGTTATGGGGGAGGGCAGCCCCGCCAGGGCCTTCCGGAGACAGCCAG cagctcctggcGCTGATGTCAGCATGGTGTATGAGCGAGCCGATGCCCTCCTAGAGGATGCATCCCCCAGCCCCACACACAGG TCCATCTTGAAAAAGAGCATAAACGTTCAGCACACCCCTGCTTCCCTGTTCCACTACGCTGACACCAGGGGGCAGCGTGAGCACATCTTCCATCACAGCAGAATTAACGCCATCTTCCAGGCAGCAAAGAAGGACCTCCTTAACTTCTTACAGCTTAAA GATGCCAGCGTTCTGGAGGGTCGTGTGGACCTGCGTCATGTCAAACCCGGCTCTGTGCTGGCGAAGCAGGGTGACCAG gacATGAGCGTGCAGTTCGTCATCTCGGGCCTGTTGCACGTCTACCAGCGCGTCATCGACCGCGACGAGGACACATGCCTGTTCGTGGCACACCCTGGCGAGATGGTGGGCCAGCTGGCAGTGCTGACAGGGGAGCCGCTCATCTTCAGCGTGAGGGCGCAGCGCGACTGCAGCTTCCTGTCCATCACCAAGGCCAACTTCTACGA CATCATGAGAGCCGAGCCTCGCGTGGTCCTGACCATGGCCCACTCGGTGGTGAAGAGGGTCTCCCCGTTCGTTCGGCAGATCGACTTTGCGTTGGACTGGATGGCGGTAGAGGCCGGACGCGCCCTCTACAG GCAGGGTGACAAGTCCAACTGCACCTTCATTGTCCTGAGCGGCCGTCTGCGCTCTGTCATCATGAAGGAGAGCGGCAAGAAGGAACTGAGTGGGGAGTACGGGCGAGGAGACCTCATCGGCGTG GTGGAGACGCTGACCCATCAGAATCGGGCCACCACGGTACACGCGGTGCGGGACTCCGAGCTGGCCAAATTCCCAGAGGGGGCTCTCAGCTCCATCAAGAGACGGTACCCGCAG GTGGTGACGCGATTAATCCATCTGCTTGGCCAGAAGATCTTGGGAAACCTACAGCGAGTCAGTGGACCTCTAGCAG CTCATGGCTTGGCCCTGCACTCCCCCCTCAGCCAGTGGGACACAGTGAACCCAGCCTCAAACCTGTGCACTGTGTCCGTCCTGCCTGTGTCAGAGGATGTGCCGCTTGCTGCCTTCTcgctggagctgcagcacgcCCTGGAGGCCATCG GTCCCACCCTGTTGCTCACCAGTGACATCATAATGCAGCGCCTGGGGGCCACTGCCCTCGACAG TGCACACGAGTACCGCCTCTCCAGCTGGCTGGGTCACCAGGAGGATATTCACCGCATCGTGCTCTACCAGTCTGATGGCTCCCTTACCGCCTGGACCCAGCGCTGCATCCGACAGGCCGACTGCATCGTCATCGTGGGGCTGGGGGAGCAGGAGCCCATGGTTGGGGAG CTGGAGCGCATGCTGGAGGGAAGTGCGGTCAGGGCCCAGAAACACTTGGTCCTGCTGCACCGTGAGGATGGGCCGCCCCCCCAGGGCACAGCAGACTGGCTGAACATGCGCAGCTGGATCTCGAGACACCTACACCTGTCCTGCCCTCGGAGGCTGTTCTCCAGGAGAAGCCTGCCCAAGCTG AGAGAGATGTATCAGCGGCTGTCCCAGAAGCCACCCCAGCGACACTCCGACTTCTCTCGCCTTGCCCGAGTCCTCACTGGCAATGCCATCGCCCtggtgtttgggggcggtggagCCAG GGGCTGCTCCCAGGTGGGGGTGCTGCGGGCCCTCACGGAAGCCGGCATCCCTGTGGACATGGTGGGCGGCACTTCTGTCGGTTCCCTCATGGGGGCGCTGTATGCAGAGGACAGGAGCAGCAACCGGATGAGGGTGCGAGCCCAAGAGTGGGCCTTG GAGATGACATCGGTGTTTAAGAAGGTTCTGGATCTGACCTATCCTGTCACATCCATGTTCTCGGGGGCTGCCTTCAACTCCAGCATCAGCTCCGTCTTCAAGGACAAGCAGATTGAG GACCTGTGGATCCCATATTTCAACATCACCACTGACATCACAGCCTCCTCCATGAGGGTGCACACAGATG CGGATGTGGCGCGCTCCATGGGAGCCAAGGTGGTGATCGCCGTGGACGTGGGCAACCAGGACGAGACCCACCTGACCAATTATGGCGACTCCCTGTCAGGGTGGTGGTTGCTGTGGAAACGGCTCAACCCCTTGGCAGAGAAAGTGAAG GTGCTGGACATGGCGGAGATCCAAACGCGGCTGGCCTACGTGTGCTGCGTGCAGCATCTGGAGGCCATGAAGAGTAGCGAGTACTGCGAGTACATTCGGCCGCCCATCGACTGCTACGGCACGCTGGAGTTTGGCAAGTTCCACGAGATTACT GAGGTGGGCTACCAACACGGGAAGACAGTGTTCGACGTGTGGCGGCGCAGTGGCATAGTGGACAGCATGCTTAAGGACAGGCACCAGGAGTACCACAGAACCAAGAGGAACCAT CTGCTCACGTGCCCCAACGCATCCTTCACAGACCTGGCGGAGATCGTGTCCCGTATCGAGCCAGTCAGACATGCTTATGTGCAAG TGGAGTCGGACTGCCAGACAGACTATGATGAAGAGGCCATGGAGAGTGCCCTCTCTGACTTTGACACGTCTGCTCAGCTGGGAGAAATCACAGAGGAGGAGACGGCCAACACT GATGAAGAAATGGAAATGAAACGCAGGGATGAGGGCCCCGCCCCTCGCTGA